TCCGAATCCCGCAGATTCCCCCGAGTTCCGTGAGGAGCCCGCGCCATGAGCCTTCCTCCCGCGGCCCTGCGCATGGCCGAGCTCTCCGGTGCGGAAGCACTGTGGCTGGTGGAGGGCAGCAGCCTCGGGCGGCTGGTGTATCCGCAGCGGGGGCAGTCCGCTATACGGCCGGCCCGCCACGTGTGGGAGTACGGACGTCTCATCGTCAGGGCTCCCCTCCGGGCGGCCGCCCTGCCCGGGACGGTGACCTACCAGGTGGACGAGATCCGCGTCGTGGGCGGCACCGGCTGGACGGTCACCCTGTCCGGCCCCGCCGAGGTGATCGGCGACCCCGACGAGGCGGCCCACTACCGGCGCACCCTGACCGGCTGGACGCACGGCCCGCACGACACCGTTCTGTGCCTGCGTCCCAGGACTGTGAGCGGCTTCCGCCTGCTCCGAGCGGAGGTGTGACAGCCGTGCGACTTGCAGCCCTCCCCCACCGCCACGTCCTCACCCTGCCGAACCAGCCGGCCGCAGTGCGCCTGGCCCGCGAGACGGCCGAGCAGGCCCTGGCGGAATGGGGTATCGGCCCGCGGCATCCGGCCGTGGACCCCGCCCTGCTGATCCTCGGCGAGCTGGTGACCAATAGCGTCCGCCACGCCGCGGCCCGCTCGCCGCAGGTGACGGTGATCTACACGGCCGGCCGGGACTGTCTGGCCTTCGCCGTCCACGACCGCCATCCCCACCAGCCCCCTCTCATCGGCGCGAGCAGCGGCGGACTGGCGACCGTCATGGAGCTCACCCATGAACTGGGCGGCACGGCGGTCGTCCGCGCGGACGCCGACCAGCAGGGCAAGAGCATCTGGATCACCCTGCCCCTCTGACCCCGACGGGGCGCACTCCCAAGGAAGTTCACGGCATGACCATCGACTGGCGCTACACCGACGAGCGGGACCTCGGCATCCTCTCCGTCGCCGGATACCTGGGTCCGCACGCGGTCCATCGCTTCGCCGGCGCGGTCGGCTGGGCCGTCGCCCGCGGCACCGGCGTGATCATCCTCGATCTCGGCGAACTGCGCGGCTGGTCCACCGAGGGCCAAGTGGCGATCAGGGAAGCCGCACGCCGGCTGGCCGGCGCGGGCCGGCGGCTGGAACTGGCCGCCATACCTGCCGACGGCTCCCTGGTCCCGACCGGCAACTGCCCCGACATCCCCGTCCACCCCGACCTCGCCACCGCACTGTCCGCCCACAACCGGCGCCTTTCGTCCCCCGAGGACGACCGACAGGCGTGACCGACCGACGACCGCCCGATCCGCTCACCGACCGAAAGACACGTACGTCATGAACGACAGCCTTCCTCCCTGCCCCCAGTGCTCCGGCACCTACACCTACGAGGTGGGTGCACTTCTGACATGCCCCGAGTGCGGTCATGAGTGGTCACCGTCCGAGGAGTCCGCGAACCCGGTCTCCGGCGGCAGGGTGATCAAGGACTCGGTCGGCAACGTGCTCGCCGACGGTGACACCGTGACCGTGGTCAGGACCCTGAAGGTCAAGGGCAGCCCGACCGGGATCAAGGCGGGCACCAAGGTGCGCAACATCCGCCTGGTCGACGGAGTGGACGGCCACGACATCGACTGCAAGGTCGGCGGGTTCGGCGCCATGCAGCTGAAGTCCGCCGTGGTGAAGAAGGCCTGACCCGGCCCCCGGTCGCTTCGTTCCTCACGGGCAGGTTCGGCGCAGGCCGTGCCACAGGCGAGGATGGACCGCATGTTCTTGATGAGTGCGTGGACGCGATGCACCGGATTCCGGCCGGTGGGGCTGTGCTGTTGTGTCGGGGAGGGGACGACACGATGAGTACGCCGCTGTACCAACTGAAGGCCGAGTTCTTCAAGACACTCGGGCATCCGGCCCGGATCCGGGTCCTGGAGCTGCTGAGCGAGCGCGAGCACGCGGTCGCTGAGATGCTGCCCGAGGTCGGTATCGAACCCGCGCATCTGTCCCAGCAACTGGCCGTGCTGCGACGGGCGAACCTGGTCAAGACCCGCAAGGAGGGCTCGACCGTGTACTACTCGCTGACCAGTCCGAAGGTCGCGGAGCTCCTGCGGGTCGCGCGGACCATCCTGTCCGGTGTGCTGGCCGGACAGGCCGAGCTGCTGGCCGATCTGAAGGCCGCCCAGGACGAGGGGCAACCGCCGTCGTAGCGGCTGCCTCGAACGGCGATCGTCTCCCGCGAGTGCCCGTCTCAGGCGATGCGGGAGACGGCCGCCGTCGCCGCGAACTTCAGCCTCTGCGGGAGGCGCCGTCGGGCCACAGCACTTCCACGTCCACGCCGCTGCTGCGGGCGAAGGCCACGAGGTGGGCGGTCGCGTCCCGGCCGTCGGACGGGGAGCCGTCCCACACCGCCAGCACCCGGGCGCATGACCGCATCAGGTTCTCGTCCGCCCCCACACAGGCGCCACGGTCAGCGGGGTCGTACTCCATCAGCCGCACCTGCTCCGAGAGCAGCAGCAGCTCCCCGGCCGCCCTGCGGTCGCTCGACTCCGGCACGTCGGGCACACCGTTCTTGGTGGGCAGGACGGTCACCAACGCGAGCCCCGCGGCTCGGGCGGCCCTGCCGAAGGCGACGGGCAGTCCCTGCCCGGCCCGCACAAGGCCGGCCTTGCCGGCCAGGGCGAACTCGGCCAGCCGCCGGCGCAACTCCTCCTCCACCATCTTCAGTGTCGGCGCGGTGAGGTCGGGGTGTCCCACGACAGCGATCACTTCACACGGTCCTTTCTCGCCACCTGAAGGAGACAACGTGCTCCCGTACCGCCGTCAGGGAAGCGAAGGCAGTCCGCGAGCAGGTTTGATCATCCCCAAGAGCGAGGGTGGTTCATAGAACCGACAAGGCCGGGGAGGGGGGCCGACAGGCCCTGCCGGACGGCCGTCGACGTACCTGATGAGGTGTTGCCGGCCACGAGACATTCGTCGCCCGCCGTCACCGCGGTGCTTGCGTCCGGCGGAGCTCATCGAGCAGGTCCTGCCGGCCGGCCAGCAGCACGGACAGGATCCTGCGGGCCGCGGCCAGCAGTTCCACGACGTCCCCGCCGGCGAGTTCGTACGTCACGGTCGTGCCGGTACGGGTGGCGGTGACGATGCCGGAGCGACGCAGTACGGCCAGCTGCTGGGACAGGTTCGAGGGCTCGACCTCGATCGCCGCGAGCAGCTCACGCACCGGCTTCGGCCCGTCCTGCAGCAGCTCAAGAACCCGTATGCGCACCGGGTGGCCGAGCATCCGGAAGAAGTCCGCCTTGGCCTCGTACAGCGGCATGGGCATCGGCGATCACCCCTCGAGCATCCCCGTGGCACCAACGTCGAGCCCGTGCCGCTTCGCCAGCCGCACCGCGTCGTCGAGCTCGTCCTGGGCCACGGCGACGGCGTACACGTCCTCGGCCTTCAGGGCCGCCGCCAGATCGGCGTGGGCCGCGCGTACCCGCGCCAGCAGCGCATCGGCGACTTCGCTCATTCCGACCTCCGGATCGTGGACCACCTAGGAAGCACAGCAACTAACCAATTGAAGAACTCTTCAAGAGTAACGGTGGGCAGGTGCCGAGCGGTCCAATCAGCGGGGGTCGGACGGCGTCCGGTCGTCATCCGGCCATCGGTACCAGCACCACCGGGCAGTGGGAGCTGCGCAGCAGGGTGTGCGCGACCGGGCCGAGCTGTGGTCCGAGCCGACTCGTCCTGCGGTGTGCGCCGATGACGACGACCGCCGCTTCGCGGGTGTCGTCGAGCAGGGCCCGGGCCGCTCCCCTGCGGACCGTATGGGTCTCGACGCCGACCTCGGGGTGCTCGTCCCGCAGACGGGCCAGGTCGAAGCGGGGTACGGCGTCCTCGGCCAGGTCGTTCTGGGCGCGTCGGCGCTGGCCAGGACTCGTTCCGGGGATCAGGGAGGGCAGTTCGGGGGTCACGTGGCGGTGGGTCGAGTGCACGACACGCAGCCTGGCACCTCGCCGCTCCGCCTCGCCGAAGGCGTAGGAGGCGGCGTCTGCGTCGGAGTCGTCCTCCAGACCGAGCAGGACGGTGCGCTCGCCGTCGCACGCGTGGTCCCCGCGCACGACGAGCAGGGGGCCGTGCACATGCGCGGCCAGGCGCAGACTCACCGAGCCGGCCAGCAGCGCGGCGACACCGCCGAGGCCGCGTGTGCCGACCACGGTCAGCTCCGAGCCCTCGCTCTCGCGCAGCAGCGCCCGTACGGTGCCGCCCTCCATGGCCTTGACCTCGACGGACAGGTCCGGATGGCGCTCCCTGACGCGTGCGGCGGCCGAGGCGAGGACGGGTTCCGCCTCGTCGCGGTCCGGCACGGCGTGCACGACACGCAGCGCGGCACCACGGCGTGCGGCCTCGTCGGAGGCCCAGTCCAGCGCTCGTACGGCGTTCAGGGAACCGTCGACGCCGACGACCACATGATGGGGAGTCATCTCCCTCTCCCTTCTGCTCCGTGCTCCCGATGCCGCCATACGGCCCCGTCCCTCGCCCTTGCCGCTCATGAGGGGACGTGCAGCCCGTACCGGCTGCGCCCGCCGACGAGTTCACGGCCGGTCACCAGCTCGGGTTCGATGCGGATGAAGACCTCGCTGGGCGACGGCACCCAGGAACGCGGGCCGGTGCGGACCAGTCGCTCGTGCTCGGCCGCGTCGGTGATCACCGTGGCGGAGCCGGTGACGACGACGCTCCAGCCCGAGTGCGCGGCGGCGTCGACCCGGTCGGCCTCGAAGGCGACCACGGAGCCGTCGACCGCGTGGGCCAGTTCGGAGTCGGCGGCGGTGCGCAGCAGCACGGCGCTGTCGTCGTCCAGGCAGAAGTTCACGGGAAGCACCGCGGGCAGGGCCTGACGCGTGTGTACGATCCGGCCGACGGGGACTTCGGCGAGCAGGCGTAGGCACTCCTGTCGTGCGAGTTCGCGGAATCCGTCATTGCGGTACATGAGCCGGCCACTCCTTTCGCCTGTCGCGGCGGTATGCGGTATCCCTCCATCGTTCGCCGTGCAACGACCCACGCCCAGGGCCATCAGGCCCGGTCGCGCCGGACATCAGTCCCTCTTCCTGCCGTGAGCCACCGCGGCCCGACCCGCCTCCAGTCGGGCCGCCGGGATGCGGAACGGCGAGCAGGAGACGTAGTCCAGTCCGGCCCGGTGGAAGAAGTGGATGGAGTCGGGGTCGCCGCCGTGCTCACCGCACACCCCTGTCTCGAGGTGGGGGTTGACCGTGCGTCCCGCCTCCACGGCCAGTTCCACGAGCCTTCCGACGCCCTCCTGGTCGATCGACTCGAACGGGGACACTCCGAAGACTCCCTTCTCCAGATAGAGCGGGAAGAAGGAGGCCTCGGCGTCGTCGCGGGACAGGCCCCAGGTCGTCTGGGTGAGGTCGTTGGTGCCGAAGGAGAAGAAGTCGGCGGCCTCGGCGATGCGTCCGGCGGTGAGGGCGGCGCGGGGCAGTTCGATCATCGTGCCGATCGGGCAGTCGAGGTGTGTGCCGGTCTCCGCCGTGACCTCGGCGAGCACGCGCTCCGCCTCGGCGCGGGCCAGCCGCAGTTCCTCGACCGTGCCGACGAGCGGGATCATGATCTCGGCGTACGGCCGGCCTCCCGCACGCAGGCGGTTCGTGACGGCTTCGGCGACGGCCCGTACCTGCATGGCCATCAGGCCCGGCACGGCAAGACCCAGGCGCACACCGCGCAGGCCGAGCATCGGGTTCTCCTCGTGCATGCGCTCCACGGCACGCAGGACCTGGCGGTCGTGCGGGTCCGGGTGGACCGCTGCGGCCACGCGTACGGCGAGTTCGGTGCGGTCGGGCAGGAACTCGTGCAGCGGCGGGTCCAGCAGCCGGATCGTCACCGGCAGGCCGTCCATCGCCGCCAGCATGCCGATGAAGTCCTCGCGTTGCAGCGGCAGCAGAGCCGCCAGGGCCTCCTCCCGCGCGGCGTCGTCGCGGGCCAGGATCATCGACTCGACAAGCGCCCTGCGTTCGCCGAGGAACATGTGCTCGGTGCGGCACAGGCCGATGCCCTGGGCGCCGAGGGCACGCGCGCGTACCGCGTCCGCGGGGGTGTCGGCGTTCGCCCGCACCTCGAGGCGGCGTACGGAGTCGGCGTGGGCCAGCGCCCCGAGGACGGCTTCGGTGACCGGTCCGGTGCCGGTGCCCGTCTCCAGGGCGCGGCCGACGTCGGAGGCGGTCAGCGGGAGCGCTCCGCGGTGGACGGTGCCCGCGGTGCCGTCGACGGAGACGATGTCGCCCTCGTGCACGACCACGCCCGCTGAAGTGGTGAAGCGGCGGGCGACAGGGTCGACGGTGAGGGCCTCGGCGCCGCACACGCACACCTTGCCCATGCCGCGGGCGACGACCGCCGCGTGGCTGGTCTTGCCGCCGCGGCTGGTGAGCACCGCCTGCGCGGCGATCATGCCGGGCAGGTCGTCCGGGGTGGTCTCCCGGCGGACGAGGACCACGTCATCGCCGGCCGCCGCGCGACGTGCGGCCTCCGTGGAGTCGAAGACGACCGCGCCGACCGCCGCGCCCGGCGAGGCGGGCACGCCGTGGGCGAGGGGCACATCGGCCGGGGTGGTGTCGAAGCGGGGGAACATCAGCCGGGTCAGTTCGGCGCCGTCGACGCGTACCAGGGCCTCGTCCCGGCTGATCGTGCCGTCCGCGCGGAGGTCGTGGGCGATGCGGAAGGCGGCTTCGGCGGTGCGCTTGCCGACGCGGGTCTGGAGGATCCAGAGTTTGCCGCGCTCGACGGTGAACTCGACGTCGCACAGGTCGCGGTAGTGGTCCTCCAGGGTGCGCAGGTGGTCGCCGAGTTCGGCGTAGGTGCGCGGGGCGATGATCGCGAGCTCGCTCAGCGGCAGCGCGTCCCGGACGCCCGCGACGACGTCCTCGCCCTGGGCGTCGGGCAGGTAGTCGCCGTACACGCCGCTCTCGCCGGTGGCGGGATCGCGGGTGAAGGCGACGCCGGTGCCGGAGTCAGGACCGCGGTTGCCGAAGACCATCGCCTGGATGTTGACGGCGGTGCCGAGGTCCTCGGGGATGTGTTCGCGTTGGCGGTAGATGTGGGCGCGTTCGCCGTTCCAGGAGTCGAAGACGGCGCGGATGGCGCGGGCGAGTTGTTCCGCGGGGTCCTGCGGGAAGTCCTCGCCGGTCTCCTCGCGGATGACGTCCTTGAACTCGTCGGTGAGTGCGACGAGTTCACCGGTGTCGAGCTCGTGGTCGCCGACGACCGCCCGTCGCTCCTTGTGGTCGGTGATGGCCTGTTCGAACAGGTCGCCGTCGACGCCCATCACGGTGCGGCCGAACATCTGGATCAGCCTGCGGTAGGAGTCCCAGGCGAAGCGCTCCTGCCCCGAGGCCTTGGCGAGCCCGCCGACCGACATGTCGTTGAGGCCGATGTCGAGGATCGTCTCCATCATGCCCGGCATGGAGAAGCGGGCTCCGGAGCGCACGGAGACCAGCAGGGGGTCGTCGGGCGCCCCGAGCGTACGGCCCATGGCGCGTTCCAGGCCGGCCAGCGAGTGTGCGGCCTCGACGCCGAGCTCGTCCGGTTCCTCGCCCGTTGCCAGGTAGACCTTGCAGGCCTCGGTGGTGACGGTGAAGCCCGGCGGGACGGGCAGGCCGAGCCGGGTCATCTCGGCGAGGCCCGCTCCCTTGCCGCCGAGGAGATCGGCCATGTCACGACTGCCTTCGGCGAATTCGTACACGTACTTGGTGGGCGGGCTCATGCGGTCTGCTCCTCTCACTCGTGAGGGACGACGGCCACGGGGCATCCGACGTGCTGGACGGCGGCGTGGGTGACGGGTCCGGTGCGGGGGCCGGCCGGGCGCTCGGACGTCCGCCGGCCGACGACGAGCAGGCTCGCCCCGGTGGCGGCCCGGACCAGCACGGACCGGGCGCGGCCCTCGGCCACGGTCTCCACCACCTCGACCTCGGGGTATTTGTCCCTCCACACCTTGATAACCGCGTCGAGGAAACCGAGCCATTCGTCGGCCTGCTCGGGGCCGTTCACCAGGCCGATCTCACCCGGTCCGAGCCCCAGGGGCGACGGCTCCTGCCAGGCGTGCACGACGTGCAGCCGGGCGCCGCGCAGCCGGGCCGCCTCGAAGGCGAAC
The DNA window shown above is from Streptomyces chartreusis and carries:
- a CDS encoding pyridoxamine 5'-phosphate oxidase family protein, which gives rise to MSLPPAALRMAELSGAEALWLVEGSSLGRLVYPQRGQSAIRPARHVWEYGRLIVRAPLRAAALPGTVTYQVDEIRVVGGTGWTVTLSGPAEVIGDPDEAAHYRRTLTGWTHGPHDTVLCLRPRTVSGFRLLRAEV
- a CDS encoding ATP-binding protein, whose protein sequence is MRLAALPHRHVLTLPNQPAAVRLARETAEQALAEWGIGPRHPAVDPALLILGELVTNSVRHAAARSPQVTVIYTAGRDCLAFAVHDRHPHQPPLIGASSGGLATVMELTHELGGTAVVRADADQQGKSIWITLPL
- a CDS encoding anti-sigma factor antagonist, producing MTIDWRYTDERDLGILSVAGYLGPHAVHRFAGAVGWAVARGTGVIILDLGELRGWSTEGQVAIREAARRLAGAGRRLELAAIPADGSLVPTGNCPDIPVHPDLATALSAHNRRLSSPEDDRQA
- a CDS encoding zinc ribbon domain-containing protein YjdM produces the protein MNDSLPPCPQCSGTYTYEVGALLTCPECGHEWSPSEESANPVSGGRVIKDSVGNVLADGDTVTVVRTLKVKGSPTGIKAGTKVRNIRLVDGVDGHDIDCKVGGFGAMQLKSAVVKKA
- a CDS encoding ArsR/SmtB family transcription factor, which gives rise to MSTPLYQLKAEFFKTLGHPARIRVLELLSEREHAVAEMLPEVGIEPAHLSQQLAVLRRANLVKTRKEGSTVYYSLTSPKVAELLRVARTILSGVLAGQAELLADLKAAQDEGQPPS
- a CDS encoding ArsR/SmtB family transcription factor, whose amino-acid sequence is MPMPLYEAKADFFRMLGHPVRIRVLELLQDGPKPVRELLAAIEVEPSNLSQQLAVLRRSGIVTATRTGTTVTYELAGGDVVELLAAARRILSVLLAGRQDLLDELRRTQAPR
- a CDS encoding universal stress protein, which gives rise to MTPHHVVVGVDGSLNAVRALDWASDEAARRGAALRVVHAVPDRDEAEPVLASAAARVRERHPDLSVEVKAMEGGTVRALLRESEGSELTVVGTRGLGGVAALLAGSVSLRLAAHVHGPLLVVRGDHACDGERTVLLGLEDDSDADAASYAFGEAERRGARLRVVHSTHRHVTPELPSLIPGTSPGQRRRAQNDLAEDAVPRFDLARLRDEHPEVGVETHTVRRGAARALLDDTREAAVVVIGAHRRTSRLGPQLGPVAHTLLRSSHCPVVLVPMAG
- a CDS encoding pyridoxamine 5'-phosphate oxidase family protein, translated to MYRNDGFRELARQECLRLLAEVPVGRIVHTRQALPAVLPVNFCLDDDSAVLLRTAADSELAHAVDGSVVAFEADRVDAAAHSGWSVVVTGSATVITDAAEHERLVRTGPRSWVPSPSEVFIRIEPELVTGRELVGGRSRYGLHVPS
- the ppdK gene encoding pyruvate, phosphate dikinase → MSPPTKYVYEFAEGSRDMADLLGGKGAGLAEMTRLGLPVPPGFTVTTEACKVYLATGEEPDELGVEAAHSLAGLERAMGRTLGAPDDPLLVSVRSGARFSMPGMMETILDIGLNDMSVGGLAKASGQERFAWDSYRRLIQMFGRTVMGVDGDLFEQAITDHKERRAVVGDHELDTGELVALTDEFKDVIREETGEDFPQDPAEQLARAIRAVFDSWNGERAHIYRQREHIPEDLGTAVNIQAMVFGNRGPDSGTGVAFTRDPATGESGVYGDYLPDAQGEDVVAGVRDALPLSELAIIAPRTYAELGDHLRTLEDHYRDLCDVEFTVERGKLWILQTRVGKRTAEAAFRIAHDLRADGTISRDEALVRVDGAELTRLMFPRFDTTPADVPLAHGVPASPGAAVGAVVFDSTEAARRAAAGDDVVLVRRETTPDDLPGMIAAQAVLTSRGGKTSHAAVVARGMGKVCVCGAEALTVDPVARRFTTSAGVVVHEGDIVSVDGTAGTVHRGALPLTASDVGRALETGTGTGPVTEAVLGALAHADSVRRLEVRANADTPADAVRARALGAQGIGLCRTEHMFLGERRALVESMILARDDAAREEALAALLPLQREDFIGMLAAMDGLPVTIRLLDPPLHEFLPDRTELAVRVAAAVHPDPHDRQVLRAVERMHEENPMLGLRGVRLGLAVPGLMAMQVRAVAEAVTNRLRAGGRPYAEIMIPLVGTVEELRLARAEAERVLAEVTAETGTHLDCPIGTMIELPRAALTAGRIAEAADFFSFGTNDLTQTTWGLSRDDAEASFFPLYLEKGVFGVSPFESIDQEGVGRLVELAVEAGRTVNPHLETGVCGEHGGDPDSIHFFHRAGLDYVSCSPFRIPAARLEAGRAAVAHGRKRD